In Dromaius novaehollandiae isolate bDroNov1 chromosome 2, bDroNov1.hap1, whole genome shotgun sequence, one DNA window encodes the following:
- the RARRES2 gene encoding retinoic acid receptor responder protein 2 — protein MHGRCPGGESREARSSRCCPAPPDTAGRLRACRAPPRASGVSPGRLPPPLRLLTSSQTAVAVPGPSSPFLRPGGLCRPSSGLARGREGAVPRKSVNERPKSTAGLSVTLHGVRRPRQSLPAGMKCLVALALGFLALAAASQSPLQRRVVKEVLDYFHGRSNVHHYFKEQSVEGAVEREDPSGTFVQLRVNLAQTACRKRDARRQNCKVVEGKRKPACVACFKFDSGDVPKVLDKYYNCGPSHHLAVKEIKHRDEAECREVEEAGKSTDSLYLPGMFAFSKGLPA, from the exons ATGCACGGTCGCTGCCCcggaggggagagcagggaggcGAGGAGCAGCCGGTGCTGCCCGGCTCCACCGGACACGGCAGGGCGGCTCCGAGCATGCCGTGCGCCGCCGCGCGCGTCTGGCGTTTCCCCAGGACGACTCCCACCTCCTCTCCGCCTGCTCACGTCCAGCCAAACCGCCGTGGCGGTGCCCGGCCCCTCCTCCCCGTTCCTCCGGCCGGGGGGGCTGTGCAGGCCGAGTTCGGGGCTGGCCCGGGGGCGGGAAGGGGCAGTTCCCAGGAAATCAGTTAATGAGAGACCAAAATCAACAGCGGGTCTATCAGTGACGCTCCACGGGGTCAGACGGCCCCGGCAGAGCCTCCCGGCAGGGATGAAGTGCCTGGTGGCCCTGGCCCTGGGCTTCCTGGCCCTGGCTGCCGCCAGCCAGTCCCCGCTGCAGAGGCGCGTGGTGAAGGAGGTGCTGGACTACTTCCACGGCCGGAGCAACGTGCACCACTACTTCAAGGAGCAGTCGGTGGAAGGAGCTGTCGAACGA GAGGACCCGTCGGGGACGTTCGTCCAGCTGCGGGTCAACCTCGCGCAGACGGCCTGCAGGAAGAGGGATGCGAGGAGGCAGAACTGCAAGGTGGTAGAAGGCAAG AGGAAGCCGGCCTGCGTGGCGTGTTTCAAGTTCGACAGCGGCGATGTCCCCAAGGTGCTGGATAAGTACtacaactgcggccccagccacCACCTGGCTGTGAAG GAGATAAAGCACCGGGACGAGGCCGAGTGCCGGGAGGTGGAGGAGGCCGGCAAGTCCACGGATTCCCTCTACCTTCCCGGCATGTTCGCCTTCTCCAAGGGGCTGCCGGCCTAG